The proteins below are encoded in one region of Gigantopelta aegis isolate Gae_Host unplaced genomic scaffold, Gae_host_genome ctg9590_pilon_pilon, whole genome shotgun sequence:
- the LOC121367167 gene encoding interferon-induced protein 44-like has translation MYLLQTLRTDLEKYCPVEGLEDQFVNILLIGQVGAGKSSFFNSVNSVFRGRVTSKARSGGAEHSLTTTFRMYKIKSKETGYPLKFRLCDTRGLEEGQGLDIVDLVSILDGHITDGYE, from the exons ATGTATCTTTTGCAGACTCTGAGAACGGATTTAGAGAAGTACTGCCCTGTGGAGGGTCTGGAGGACCAGTTTGTGAACATCCTCCTCATAGGACAAGTCGGAGCTGGTAAATCAAGTTTCTTCAACTCGGTCAACTCCGTGTTCCGGGGTCGCGTCACAAGCAAGGCGAGAAGTGGCGGGGCGGAGCACAGTCTCACCACAACG tttcGCATGTACAAGATCAAGTCCAAAGAAACCGGATACCCATTAAAATTCCGCCTGTGTGACACGAGAGGCCTAGAAGAAGGTCAAGGCTTGGATATTGTGGATTTGGTTTCTATCTTAGATGGTCATATTACAGATGGGTATGAG